In Edaphobacter dinghuensis, a genomic segment contains:
- a CDS encoding UbiX family flavin prenyltransferase, with translation MTEFTISHSRNITLAVTGASGSIYAAEMLRALASDDRVAKINFVVSDNSLRVFAEELQISGRNGLVEKLLGAPSPKIQQHPEGDIGANIASGSYPTDAMVILPCSMGTLAAIANGLASNLIQRAADVCLKERRPLLLCVRETPLNRIHLRNMQLASDAGAVIFPVIPTLYNHPQNTTEMARQFVDRVLAHIDLPQPGAYQWQPD, from the coding sequence GTGACTGAATTTACAATCTCGCACTCTCGCAATATCACCCTGGCTGTAACGGGAGCCAGCGGGTCCATCTATGCTGCTGAGATGCTTCGCGCCCTTGCCAGCGACGACCGCGTAGCAAAAATAAACTTCGTCGTCTCAGACAACTCCCTTCGTGTCTTTGCAGAAGAACTACAGATCAGCGGGCGCAACGGTCTCGTCGAAAAGTTGCTGGGCGCGCCCAGCCCCAAGATTCAACAGCATCCCGAAGGCGATATCGGCGCCAATATTGCCAGCGGAAGCTACCCCACTGACGCGATGGTGATCCTTCCCTGCTCCATGGGAACGCTTGCGGCAATTGCGAATGGCCTGGCCTCGAACCTCATTCAGCGTGCTGCCGATGTCTGTCTTAAGGAGCGCCGCCCCTTGCTGCTATGCGTGCGCGAGACTCCGCTCAACCGCATTCATCTACGCAATATGCAGCTTGCATCCGATGCTGGAGCAGTGATCTTTCCAGTCATTCCTACTCTCTACAACCATCCGCAGAACACCACCGAGATGGCACGCCAATTTGTCGACCGGGTGCTCGCGCATATCGATCTGCCGCAGCCGGGCGCTTACCAGTGGCAGCCCGACTGA
- a CDS encoding alpha/beta fold hydrolase → MRRGLRVVVLLLLVCVAAAAVVYCFPLELADQALRFDLWRAGVHSKYIQAGSYRMHYLEASPSGNQGTPLLLIHGLGARGDDWAPMIPALAARGFHVYAPDLPGYGRSGRPDASYSISMEEAAVLQFMQAVHLTRADVGGWSMGGWVAMKLALDHPQVVNRLVVYDSAGIYFPATFGPELFTPDDVAGVRKLMAMLTPHPQPMPDFVARAALRKLQRNAWVVRRGMVSMTNGRDLLDFRLNNMQPPTLVVWGAQDELIPLSIGQTIHQDIPHSVLNIMEGCGHLAPATCARPVVESTVAFLKADPPMQGGEKTFPAEH, encoded by the coding sequence ATGAGGCGTGGACTTCGAGTTGTCGTTCTTTTGTTATTGGTGTGCGTGGCCGCTGCGGCGGTTGTCTATTGCTTTCCGCTTGAGTTGGCAGACCAGGCGCTTCGTTTTGATCTGTGGCGTGCAGGCGTGCATAGCAAATACATCCAGGCCGGCAGCTACAGGATGCATTACCTGGAGGCATCTCCCTCCGGCAATCAGGGAACTCCCCTGCTGTTGATCCATGGATTGGGCGCACGTGGCGACGATTGGGCGCCCATGATTCCAGCGCTTGCGGCCAGAGGCTTTCATGTCTATGCTCCCGATCTTCCCGGTTATGGTCGTTCGGGCCGACCCGACGCAAGCTACTCCATCTCGATGGAAGAGGCTGCGGTCCTGCAGTTTATGCAGGCCGTTCACCTTACACGCGCCGATGTGGGCGGCTGGTCGATGGGCGGCTGGGTCGCGATGAAACTGGCGCTCGATCACCCGCAGGTAGTCAATCGCCTTGTGGTCTACGACAGCGCAGGCATTTATTTTCCCGCGACCTTCGGCCCGGAGCTGTTTACGCCCGACGACGTTGCAGGTGTGCGGAAGTTGATGGCGATGCTGACACCGCATCCCCAGCCAATGCCGGACTTCGTTGCAAGGGCTGCTCTGCGCAAGCTGCAACGCAATGCGTGGGTCGTTCGTCGTGGCATGGTGTCGATGACCAACGGACGCGATCTTCTCGACTTCCGTCTGAACAATATGCAGCCTCCCACTCTGGTCGTCTGGGGAGCACAGGACGAGCTGATTCCTCTATCGATCGGTCAGACGATCCATCAGGATATTCCTCACTCCGTCTTGAACATCATGGAGGGTTGCGGGCACCTCGCTCCAGCGACCTGCGCGCGGCCAGTGGTCGAGAGCACTGTAGCTTTTCTCAAAGCCGACCCGCCGATGCAGGGCGGCGAGAAGACCTTTCCCGCAGAACACTAG
- a CDS encoding nitroreductase family protein → MAEIKKTLSEAIEGRRATPSFDGEPIPAEELQQILDAGLHAPSGYNMQPWRFVVVQSPEQKKRLRAASYNQGKVEEASAVIVACGDADGWRKDIDLMLQQGREGGMPESYAAQARSSVTNYLSGFSSEQMHGWLNKMVMIAFTHMMLMAEVMGYDTAPMEGFEQDKVHEVLRLPLSYWVVALLGVGHLKGEDKFYGGRFDMAHTVFGEEFGKPLK, encoded by the coding sequence ATGGCAGAGATTAAAAAGACATTGAGCGAAGCGATTGAGGGCAGGCGGGCTACGCCCAGCTTCGATGGTGAGCCCATTCCGGCAGAGGAGTTGCAACAGATTCTGGATGCCGGGCTTCATGCTCCGAGCGGATACAACATGCAGCCCTGGCGCTTTGTCGTCGTGCAATCGCCGGAGCAGAAAAAACGCTTGCGGGCTGCCAGCTACAACCAGGGCAAGGTCGAAGAGGCCTCTGCCGTCATCGTGGCCTGCGGCGATGCCGACGGATGGAGAAAAGACATCGACCTGATGTTGCAACAGGGCCGCGAAGGCGGAATGCCGGAGAGTTATGCCGCGCAGGCCCGCAGCAGTGTTACCAATTATCTCTCCGGCTTCAGCAGCGAGCAGATGCATGGCTGGCTCAACAAGATGGTAATGATCGCCTTCACCCATATGATGCTGATGGCCGAGGTTATGGGCTACGACACTGCGCCGATGGAAGGTTTCGAGCAGGACAAGGTGCATGAGGTACTGCGTCTTCCCTTGAGTTATTGGGTGGTGGCTCTGCTTGGCGTTGGCCATCTCAAGGGTGAGGACAAGTTTTACGGGGGCCGCTTCGACATGGCGCATACTGTCTTTGGAGAAGAGTTTGGCAAGCCGTTGAAATAG
- the uvrA gene encoding excinuclease ABC subunit UvrA translates to MGITHITVRGARQHNLRNVNVSIPRNTLTVVTGLSGSGKSSLAFDTIYAEGQRRYVETLSAYARQFLDQMERPDVDAIDGLSPAISIEQKTTSRSPRSTVGTITEIYDYLRLLYASVGQPHCPNCHRPITRQSAEQIVERIAALSPGERITVYAPIVRGRKGEFREELEDLDRQGFRVRIDGEMVELTEGMRLEKRKNHTIEAVVDRIILKHLPGETKFDTRRLETSVLKALQMAKGLVLIGIQGMEETLYSSSMACPDCGINVPRLEPRSFSFNSNYGACPECHGLGSIYDFDPAKTITDWSKPLLDGAMGPGSGSAYLLRLIKLAADKYKINLKQPFEDLTTEQQNLFLYGPPKAEASRTGFHGIFDYLRRNLEDTKSEGYREYMMQYMSATLCPRCHGKRLRPESLAVTINGASIADFTGLSLERALEHARKMHFTGRDRIIADRLQREIIERLEFLNAVGLSYLALDRSAATLSGGEGQRIRLATQIGSRLRGVLYVLDEPSIGLHQRDNQRLINALENLRNLGNTVLVVEHDEDTIRKADYVLDLGPGAGKNGGHLIADGTPQQIMDNPASITGQYLAGKIEIVAREEPRALTGNWITVENAHSHNLKNVTAHFPLGVMTVITGVSGSGKSTLVNDILYRALAKNLYGSREEPGQHGRVVGIDQLDKVIQIDQSPIGRTPRSNPATYTGVFSAMRDLFAMLPESRERGYKPGRFSFNVQGGRCEACQGEGQRRIEMNFLPDVYVLCEVCNGRRYNQETLTVKFNGYSIADLLDLSIEDALPILKDIPAVNVKLQTLVDVGLGYIHLGQSATTLSGGEAQRMKLARELSKRQTGRTLYLLDEPTTGLHFDDVRKLLEVLHRLTDLGNTVIIIEHNLDIIRNADYILDLGPEGGEGGGRIIAHGTPEQVATVAESHTGNFLARHYNLSPQALASRNGTSHAGPQPLNIVAAPDRKKDARGKFIVPPKKTGVPSPGAAKPEPKGTSKAKPKKATKSKAATRAKKA, encoded by the coding sequence ATGGGTATCACGCACATTACAGTCCGCGGAGCGCGCCAGCATAACCTGCGCAACGTCAACGTCAGCATTCCGCGCAACACGCTTACCGTTGTCACCGGCCTCTCCGGCTCCGGCAAATCCTCCCTTGCCTTCGACACCATCTACGCAGAAGGTCAGCGCCGCTACGTAGAGACTTTATCGGCCTATGCCCGCCAATTCTTAGACCAGATGGAGCGGCCCGATGTCGACGCCATCGACGGCCTCTCCCCCGCAATCTCTATCGAGCAGAAGACCACCAGCCGCAGCCCTCGCTCCACCGTCGGCACCATCACCGAGATCTACGACTATCTTCGCCTGCTCTACGCCTCGGTTGGCCAGCCGCACTGCCCTAACTGCCACCGCCCCATCACCCGCCAATCGGCAGAGCAGATCGTCGAGCGGATTGCGGCGCTCTCTCCCGGCGAGCGCATCACCGTCTATGCCCCCATTGTTCGCGGGCGCAAGGGCGAGTTCCGCGAAGAGCTGGAAGACCTTGATCGCCAAGGGTTTCGCGTCCGCATCGACGGCGAGATGGTCGAACTGACCGAGGGAATGCGCCTGGAAAAGCGCAAGAACCACACCATCGAAGCTGTCGTTGACCGCATCATTCTGAAGCATCTCCCCGGCGAGACGAAATTCGACACTCGCCGGCTCGAGACCAGCGTTCTCAAGGCTTTGCAGATGGCCAAGGGCCTCGTTCTTATCGGCATTCAAGGGATGGAGGAGACGCTCTACTCCTCGTCGATGGCCTGCCCGGACTGCGGCATCAACGTGCCCCGGCTGGAGCCACGCAGCTTTTCTTTCAACTCAAACTATGGCGCCTGCCCCGAGTGCCACGGCCTGGGCAGCATCTACGACTTCGACCCGGCCAAGACCATCACCGACTGGTCGAAGCCTCTGCTCGACGGCGCAATGGGACCGGGAAGCGGCTCCGCATATCTTCTGCGCCTGATCAAACTCGCCGCCGACAAGTACAAGATCAACCTCAAGCAGCCCTTCGAAGACCTCACCACCGAGCAGCAGAACCTCTTCCTCTATGGGCCGCCAAAGGCCGAGGCCAGCCGCACCGGCTTCCACGGCATCTTCGACTACCTGCGCCGCAACCTCGAAGACACCAAATCCGAGGGCTATCGCGAGTACATGATGCAGTACATGTCCGCGACCCTTTGTCCGCGCTGCCACGGCAAGCGTCTGCGCCCGGAATCGCTCGCGGTTACTATCAATGGCGCGTCCATCGCCGACTTTACCGGATTGTCGCTAGAGCGGGCGCTTGAACATGCGCGCAAGATGCACTTCACCGGGCGCGACCGCATCATCGCCGACCGGCTGCAGCGCGAGATCATCGAGCGCCTCGAGTTCCTCAATGCCGTTGGTCTCAGCTATCTTGCGCTCGACCGCAGCGCCGCTACGCTTTCCGGCGGCGAAGGCCAGCGCATCCGTCTGGCTACGCAGATCGGTTCCCGTCTGCGCGGCGTGCTTTACGTCCTCGACGAGCCCAGCATCGGCCTGCACCAGCGCGACAACCAACGCCTGATCAACGCACTCGAGAATCTACGCAACCTCGGCAACACCGTCCTTGTCGTCGAGCACGACGAAGACACCATCCGCAAGGCCGACTACGTGCTCGACCTCGGACCCGGAGCGGGCAAGAACGGCGGCCATCTGATCGCCGACGGCACTCCGCAACAGATCATGGACAACCCGGCGTCGATCACCGGGCAATATCTGGCCGGGAAGATTGAGATTGTTGCGCGTGAGGAGCCACGTGCGCTGACCGGCAACTGGATCACAGTCGAAAACGCCCACTCACACAATCTGAAAAACGTTACTGCCCACTTCCCTCTCGGTGTCATGACGGTCATCACCGGTGTTAGCGGCTCAGGAAAATCCACGCTCGTCAATGACATTTTGTATCGCGCATTGGCAAAGAATCTCTACGGCAGCCGCGAAGAACCCGGACAGCATGGCCGCGTCGTCGGCATCGACCAGCTCGACAAGGTCATCCAGATTGATCAGTCTCCGATAGGCCGTACCCCGCGTTCGAATCCGGCGACCTATACCGGCGTGTTCTCCGCCATGCGCGATCTCTTCGCCATGCTCCCCGAATCGCGCGAACGCGGCTACAAGCCCGGCCGCTTCAGCTTCAACGTGCAGGGCGGCCGCTGCGAAGCATGCCAGGGCGAAGGCCAGCGTCGCATCGAGATGAACTTCCTGCCCGACGTCTATGTCCTTTGCGAGGTATGTAACGGTCGGCGTTACAATCAGGAGACGCTCACAGTCAAGTTCAACGGCTACAGCATCGCGGACCTGCTGGACCTGTCGATTGAGGACGCCCTTCCCATCCTCAAGGACATTCCGGCGGTTAACGTAAAGCTGCAGACACTGGTCGATGTCGGCCTCGGCTATATCCATCTCGGTCAGTCGGCCACGACGCTCTCAGGCGGCGAAGCCCAGCGGATGAAGCTGGCAAGAGAACTCAGCAAACGTCAGACCGGACGCACTCTCTACCTGCTCGACGAGCCCACCACCGGCCTGCACTTCGACGACGTTCGCAAGCTGCTCGAAGTGCTCCATCGCCTGACCGATCTTGGCAACACCGTCATCATCATCGAGCACAATCTCGACATCATCCGCAACGCGGACTACATTCTCGACCTCGGCCCCGAGGGTGGCGAAGGCGGCGGACGCATCATCGCCCATGGCACACCGGAGCAGGTGGCTACCGTCGCCGAATCGCATACCGGCAACTTCCTCGCCCGACATTACAACCTGTCGCCACAGGCCCTTGCCAGCCGCAATGGAACCAGCCATGCTGGGCCGCAGCCGCTCAATATCGTGGCTGCACCGGATCGTAAAAAAGATGCGCGCGGGAAATTCATCGTTCCGCCGAAGAAAACCGGAGTACCCTCACCAGGTGCAGCAAAGCCGGAGCCAAAAGGCACCTCAAAAGCCAAACCGAAGAAGGCAACTAAATCCAAGGCAGCGACCCGCGCTAAAAAAGCATGA